In one Solanum dulcamara chromosome 1, daSolDulc1.2, whole genome shotgun sequence genomic region, the following are encoded:
- the LOC129883264 gene encoding extensin-2-like, translating to MRLNSGGPAKGRQYLPQILVALAILAIANVVSADPYVYTSPPPPMYEYKSPPPPSPSPPPPYVYKSPPPPSPSPPPPYVYKSPPPPSPSPPPPYVYKSPPPPSPSPPPPYVYTSPPPPSPSPPPPYVYKSPPPPSPSPPPPYYYKSPPPPSPSPPPPYYYKSPPPPSPSPPPPYYYKSPPPPSPSPPPPYYYKSPPPPSPSPPPPYYYKSPPPPSPSTPPPYYYKSPPPPSPSPPPPYYYKSSPPPSPSPPPYYYYSPPPPKKSSPPPYHYTSPPPPVKSPPPPYYYSSPPPPKKSPPPPYHYTSPPPPVKSPPTPYYYKSPPPPPKKSSPPPYYYTSPPPPTHYYPPHHQFVVKVIGKVYCFRCHNWKHPEMSHGKKHLKGAVVEVTCKAGDKEIVSYGTTKINGKFSITVEGFEYSKYGAKACKAKLHNAPKDSKCSIPTDLHWGIKGANLKVKSKNKYEVVLYAKPFAYGSKTPYAECKKPKPTPAPYYYKSPPPPSPTYVYKSPPPPSPKYAYKSPPPPTPTYVYKSPPPPAYYYKSPPPPTKSPPHYYYKSPPPPSPKPAPIYYYKSPPPPSPSPPPPYYYKSPPPPSPKPAPVYYYKSPPPPSPSPPPPYYYKSPPPPSPKPAPVYYYKSPPPPSPSPPPPYYYKSPPPPSPSPPPPYYYKSPPPPSPSPPPPYYYKSPPPPSPSPPPPYYYKSPPPPSPSPPPPYYYKSPPPPSPSPPPPYYYKSPPPPSPSPPPPYYYKSPPPPSPSPPPPYYYKSPPPPSPSPPPPYYYKSPPPPSPSPPPPYYYKSPPPPSPSPPPPYYYKSPPPPVKSPPPPYYYSSPPPPVKSPPPPVYIYASPPPPVHY from the exons ATGAGGCTTAACAGTGGCGGCCCTGCCAAGGGTCGTCAGTATTTGCCACAAATCTTAGTGGCATTGGCCATATTGGCCATTGCTAATGTAGTGTCGGCAGACCCTTATGTATACACTTCTCCACCACCTCCAATGTATGAGTACAAATCACCACCACCTCCTTCTCCGTCTCCACCACCACCTTATGTGTACAAATCTCCACCTCCTCCATCACCTTCTCCCCCACCTCCATATGTTTATAAGTCACCTCCTCCTCCCTCACCTTCTCCGCCGCCTCCATATGTTTATAAGTCACCTCCACCTCCTTCGCCATCACCACCTCCTCCATATGTGTATACGTCTCCACCACCTCCCTCACCGTCTCCACCACCACCCTATGTGTATAAGTCTCCACCACCTCCATCACCATCTCCACCACCACCATATTATTACAAGTCTCCACCACCTCCATCACCATCTCCACCACCACCATATTATTATAAGTCTCCCCCACCTCCATCACCTTCACCACCACCTCCATACTACTACAAGTCTCCTCCCCCACCATCACCTTCACCACCACCTCCATATTACTACAAGTCGCCACCTCCACCGTCACCGTCACCTCCACCACCATACTATTACAAATCTCCACCACCTCCTTCACCATCAACACCCCCACCATATTATTATAAGTCTCCACCGCCACCTTCTCCTTCACCTCCTCCACCATACTATTATAAATCTTCACCACCTCCTTCACCTTCTCCTCCACCATATTACTACTACTCACCACCACCACCGAAGAAATCATCTCCCCCACCCTATCATTACACTTCTCCACCACCACCTGTTAAGTCACCACCTCCTCCATACTACTACTCCTCGCCGCCGCCACCCAAGAAATCACCTCCTCCACCATATCACTACACTTCCCCACCACCACCAGTTAAGTCACCTCCAACTCCATATTACTACAAgtctccaccaccaccaccaaagAAGTCTTCTCCCCCACCATACTACTATacttcaccaccaccaccaactcaTTACTATCCTCCACATCATCAATTTGTAGTCAAAGTTATCGGAAAAGTCTATTGTTTTAGGTGCCATAATTGGAAGCACCCAGAGATGTCCCACGGCAAGAAACACTTGAAAG GTGCTGTTGTTGAAGTGACTTGCAAGGCTGGTGACAAGGAAATTGTGAGTTATGGCACCACTAAGATCAATGGAAAATTTAGCATCacagttgaaggatttgaatATAGCAAATATGGAGCAAAGGCTTGCAAGGCTAAACTCCACAATGCTCCAAAGGATTCAAAGTGTAGCATTCCTACGGACCTTCATTGGGGAATTAAGGGAGCTAACCTCAAAGTGAAGTCAAAGAATAAATATGAAGTTGTCCTCTATGCAAAACCATTTGCTTATGGCTCTAAGACACCTTATGCAGAATGCAAAAAGCCCAAGCCTACCCCTGCTCCATACTATTATAAATCTCCTCCACCTCCATCACCGACTTATGTTTACAAGTCACCACCTCCTCCATCACCGAAGTATGCGTACAAGTCACCACCTCCCCCAACCCCAACATACGTTTATAAGTCTCCACCACCACCTGCTTACTATTACAAatctccaccaccaccaactAAGTCTCCACcacattattattataaatctCCACCTCCACCATCACCAAAACCTGCACCGATATACTATTATAAATCTCCACCACCCCCGTCACCATCACCTCCACCGCCTTACTATTACAAATCTCCACCTCCACCATCACCAAAACCTGCACCTGTATACTATTATaaatcaccaccaccaccatcacCTTCTCCCCCACCTCCTTACTACTATAAGTCCCCTCCACCACCATCACCAAAACCTGCACCGGTATACTATTATaaatcaccaccaccaccatcacCTTCTCCCCCACCTCCTTACTACTACAAGTCTCCTCCACCACCATCGCCATCTCCTCCTCCACCATACTATTACAAGTCTCCACCACCACCATCGCCATCACCCCCACCACCTTATTACTACAAGTCTCCTCCTCCACCATCtccatcaccaccaccaccctACTACTACAAGTCTCCTCCACCACCATCACCATCTCCTCCACCTCCGTACTACTACaagtctcctccacctccaTCGCCATCTCCCCCTCCACCATATTACTACAAGTCACCACCACCTCCATCGCCATCTCCTCCACCACCCTACTACTACAAGTCTCCTCCACCACCATCACCGTCTCCTCCACCACCTTACTACTACAAGTCTCCTCCACCACCATCACCTTCACCACCCCCTCCCTACTACTACAAATCCCCTCCTCCACCATCGCCATCTCCTCCACCACCTTACTACTACAAGTCTCCTCCCCCACCATCACCGTCACCACCCCCACCCTACTACTACAAGTCGCCTCCTCCTCCAGTAAAGTCTCCTCCTCCTCCCTATTACTACAGCTCACCTCCTCCACCAGTGAAATCACCTCCTCCACCGGTGTACATTTACGCTTCACCACCACCTCCGGTCCACTACTAA